The Streptomyces sp. NBC_00569 genomic sequence CCCGGCCCGGCGGCATCGCCGCCCGCTTCGAGGCGGCCGGCTGGTCCGCCGCGACCGTCGACGGACGCGATCACGAGGCCCTGTACGAGGCCTTCACCACGCCGCACCCCGGAAAGCCTCGCGTGATCGTCGCCCGCGTGGAGCCCAAGAACGCCTGACTCGCACCGTCCCTCGCTCCTGCTCTCGCTTTCTGCTCTCACTTCCCAGGAAGGACCCCCACGTCATGGACACCATGCGTGATCGATTCGCCTCTGTCGTCTCCCGGCTGCTCGACGAGGACCCCCGGGTCGCCGTCGTCCTCGCGGAGATCGGCAGGGACCGCTTCGTGGAGGCGGAACGCCGGCACCCGGACCGGGTGATCAACGTGGGCATCAGGGAGCAGCTGCTCATCGGGACAGGGGCGGGGCTCGCGCTGACCGGGCTACGGCCCGTCATGCACACCTTCGCCAGCTTCCTGGTGGAGCGACCCTTCGAGCAGGTGAAGCTCGACCTCGGGCATCAGGACGTGGGCGGGGTCCTGGTGAGCGCCGCCGCCTCCTTCGACTGGCCCTCCGGCGGCTTCACGCACATGGCACCGGGAGACGTGGCGCTGCTCGACACCCTCGACGGCTGGACCGTGCATGTGCCGGGGCACCCGGACGAGGCCGAGACGCTGCTGCGGCATGCGGTCGGCGCCGGTGACGACCGCGTCTACGTCCGCCTTTCGGTGCAGTCGAACAAGGAGGCACTCGCCGTCGACGGGGAGCGTTTCCTGACCGTCCGCGAAGGCCACAGCGGCGTCGTGGTCGCGGTC encodes the following:
- a CDS encoding transketolase family protein is translated as MDTMRDRFASVVSRLLDEDPRVAVVLAEIGRDRFVEAERRHPDRVINVGIREQLLIGTGAGLALTGLRPVMHTFASFLVERPFEQVKLDLGHQDVGGVLVSAAASFDWPSGGFTHMAPGDVALLDTLDGWTVHVPGHPDEAETLLRHAVGAGDDRVYVRLSVQSNKEALAVDGERFLTVREGHSGVVVAVGPMLDAVLTATEGLDVTVLYATTVRPFDSEALRRAAGAADAADVVIVEPYLAGTSTAAANDALADLPHRVLGLGVGRRELRRYGQIEEHVAAHGLDPASLRERISGFLAGRARG